The Serinus canaria isolate serCan28SL12 chromosome 2, serCan2020, whole genome shotgun sequence genomic interval TTCTGTGGTGCTTACAGCAGGAATGCGTATTTTACTGTTTGTGATTGTACTGACACACTGAATTACAGCCTGGGCATACATCCTAATGTGTGACACCCCTGACCACTTTCCAGATGAATTTATATAATGCAGTAGGGATTGTGAATGCTGCAACCTAGGAACTATGGAAACAACATGCTGTCATTCTCCctttttctattgttttttttCACCCCACATGccctattttttcccctgctgcttAAAATTCTAGAGTTCTTgctattttttctcctccatcttTCTCTGTCATTTCTGTGGAGGCTCTCATTACCATCTTACAGTTTTTCCATCTGTGCTTCCAACCTGAAGAATTGCTGGAGCTAATGCAACTGCTACTGTGTCCCCACTGTGCCAGTAAATGAATGTTGGCACTGGTCTTGCTTGGCTTGAGACTGTTAATTAGCCAACACCACACTAGAGATTCATCTGCTTCTTTCTAATTTTGCGTGTGAATAcaaaaacatgtattttgttGAAAATGTATGCTGTAGAATGAACTTCAGTTTAAATGCAAGATTTTGTAAGCAACAAAAAAAGGTGGTGGCTGTGGTAACAGCagtttgcacagaaaaaaaaatcagttttttttcagaactcaGTTTCATTGCATtaaattatacagaaaaaaaattttcaattaCCAAATACTTTATAAGAGTAACTACTAAATTATAACAAAAGCAATGTGTTATTTGCTATGAATTCAATCATTATGACTAAATATTGGCATACAGATCAATCTTACATTTCATCTTCTCTTCCAGTGTCCCCCGAAGTAACACTGCTAAGCCTTCCACCCATTCCTCCACAGTGATGCAGCCAGTGTTGTCTTTATCAAAAGTGCTGAACACTAGGAAATGTATTAGACACATTTCATATTTATATGATAGGGAAACACaaaaaagcaatgttttcttaaattcagtgaaattatAAATTATCTTTCTTCTTAAGATGTTTGTCTGCTTTCACCAAGGTAAGATTACTGTTCTTGACTCTAAGATATAACAATGAAAGGGATTCTGCCCCTCAGTTTACTGATCTTTGCTCCAGAATCCTGCCTGGTAACATTTTGCCCGGTCTGTTGTCTTCCTGACTTAAACAACTACAGGAAGCATGCTTCCATGCAGATGTGAAACAAATAAACCGATATCCATTAAAATAAGGGATAATTCTGCATACAGATTAAGATTTAAATGACTAGGTTTTCGTCTTGAAAAAAACAGCCACAGGGCAGCAcaacagcctctgctgctctgcctccaaCTAGAGCGTGAGCTCTCCAGAACTAAGGGGAAACTGAAACGcatcaagaaagaaaagatgccATTTTCTCAACAGTTCCATTGCTGTCCTGGTACGAGAGGGCGCTGTTTGGTATGGAcgtgtgaaaaatgcatattttatgattggcttttcgcaaatattaaaatgaatagtatatgtgttgtgttagaaagttattGCTGTATcaattctcttaagtagtgtgttaaatatagttttaggttatgaaaaaagttaaaatagaaactatgctatgtaggatactttttttaaagaaaggtcttgcagcgagatagcagccacaggacacctaaatctttcagagaaagagaatttattgccctcttatcagaagaaacgaacttcttccaGCCTCGAAGGCGCTgttaggattcagaggaagaagttgacgaTACCAGAAAGAATCCTCtatttgaatggaatttatgcatcatgtatgaagtgtatgaatatgcaacaggctattgtttttaggggttaatcctttgttaacaggggtcctttttcgggcttgtgctgcccagaaaaaggtacctggacatccgtaactctttgtttctattgtctcatattgtcctaattcaaattgtccaaattattactctaattgtattattatttttataagcaTTTCATTACTagtaaacttttaaaatttaaaaaaacaagtgattggcgtttttcacagaCACACTCGTCGGGTCGGCAGCGTCATCCCACCCTCTTCCAGGGCGCTCAGAGCTGCGTGCGCGCCTCACCTCGGTCCAGCACCGCGTCATCCGTCATGCCAAAGGCGTTGTACAGAGTGTCTCGGAACACCGTGCGGTCGAAGCCGGCCCCAGCAAACTGGCTGCTGGCTTTGGCCACCAGCGTGTCGAAGAGCTTGACCAGACATTCCACTTCGCTTTTGGTAACTGCCCGGTGCAAACACAAGCAAACACAGGTTGTAAGTTAAGCGTGGTAAAACACAAGGCAGGCACAGGAACACGCCAGGACCGTGACACCAATACCACCCCGCGGCCCCAACCGCTGTTCCTAAGGGGGTGCCGGTAAAGCGCCTCCCCTAGGAGGCGAACAGGGCCACGCAGGATGAGCACGGGAACAACGGGGGGCGGCCGGCGGCAGCGGCGCGGCTCCTGCAGCCCCGGGGACACTCACAGTGCTTGGCGGATCGGGTCAGCGAGTCCACCACGAGCTTTCTCCCCTTCCTGCTCATGGCGGCCGGCAGCCGCTCCTGCCGCCGCTGCCTTGGCAACGCGGGGGGGCGGCCGCGGCCTGGCGGTGCCGCTGGGCCGCACGGGCGGGTCGGACATAAACACACACACGGGCAGAACAGAGATCGAGTGTTAACACGCATTCAAAAAAACTGCAGTCGTAAAAAATAAGAGAACTGCATTTCaaatttctataaatatttgTGGGGGAAAACAGAGCTAAAAGTTACAACATACAGTAGTGCTTGTTCATTTGCTGTCAGAAGGTGAAAATATATTAAACCACACTTATTACGACATTGCTTGCTTTTACTTTGTCCCTCTGCTGAAACCAAACCCCCATCACCGTCTCACGACTTCGGCGTGGGCACATGGAGAAAGCCGAAAGGCTGAGATCAGCCTCCAcctttccttcaggaaaaaggACATGCAAGAGCAGACTCAAGGTGTTTGTTAATGTATTGCAAACTGAAGCAATTCCCTTTCGGTACTAGAGCAGCTTTGTTGGGAACTGACAAAGCCCATAAGCCCCTTGAGCGGCTACACCCCTTCCCAAGCatgacagcagcactcaggCCTTGAGCTGAGCAGAACACATAGTTACAGTCACACAATTAAAATGACATACCAGCTTAGGTATTTGGAAGACTGGgtctcatttccatttttatttctttctgtggcAGGTGATTGTGTAAAAGTCAAAAAAAGTATCACACAGGACAGAGCATTTATGCTATGGTTCATTACAGGTTCTTTTACCAAAACTGCAACACCACAACTTAAAACAACCCCAACAAAACTAAACACAAACCCCAAATCAAACCCCTCTGTTCACTGCATATCACCTTTATTTTAACCTCACTCACCAGTGTCTAGAATTGGTAACATCAAGCCCAAGAGTATAAAATAGTTGATGAAAATATTACTATTGTTTAGATGCACATTGCTGCAACTCCATGGTTGTATTCTCCCAAGAACTTGAAGACAATTTCTCTGTGCAATGGCAATATGAAATTACCTTTCTCCCACGGATTTTAGTTATGGTTTGCAGTAATAATCAATGTCCTGAAATTCTTGGCAACACAACATTTGAAACATCTGTATGCAATAGAGGTAAGTTCTAAGTTAGCACCTGTGCAATGGAAAAAAGGAGTAGATCAAAAATACAATCTATATTTGACTGCTATATTTGGGATGGATGGGCATTTGTTAAAGGCTAACAGAAGGCCCAGCAATCAGTATTTCAATGGAAGATGTAGTGAGAATTTCATGTAAACTAAAATCAAATGGTTACTCATGTTTTCTTGTGGgcacatttaatttaaaaaagttattttttcagttatCTAAAGCAACTAAACTAAAGTAAAACAGCTTTATGAGTTAGGTCAACATTCTGTAGCCCTCaagtacaaaaatataaatacaaactGTTTAAACAGTATCTTTAATGAGATTCTGGCAGTAGTTTTTTTATCTAACAAGACACGTCACATAACAGATCTGCCACTGAACTTGCT includes:
- the CLXN gene encoding calaxin, whose amino-acid sequence is MRVNTRSLFCPCVCLCPTRPCGPAAPPGRGRPPALPRQRRQERLPAAMSRKGRKLVVDSLTRSAKHFTKSEVECLVKLFDTLVAKASSQFAGAGFDRTVFRDTLYNAFGMTDDAVLDRVFSTFDKDNTGCITVEEWVEGLAVLLRGTLEEKMKYCFAIYDLNGDGYISKEEMFQMLKHSLLIQPADEEPDEGVKDLVEIALKKMDYDHDGKLSFTDFEKAVRDENLLLEAFGPCLPDIKSSMSFEQKIFRETPK